In Malus sylvestris chromosome 15, drMalSylv7.2, whole genome shotgun sequence, a single genomic region encodes these proteins:
- the LOC126603882 gene encoding nucleobase-ascorbate transporter 3-like isoform X1 → MGETAPPPPPQVVAPPSQMPLGAARGPTWTPAEQLHQLQYCIHSNPSWPEAFALAFQHYIVMLGSIVIIASSLVPQMGGDHGDKARVIQTMLFMSAINTLIQTFLGTRLPTVMTASFAFTLPVLSIINDYSDRNFRSEHERFEVTMRTIQGSLIVSSFLNIFIGFSKAWGNFTRFFSPIVIVPVVCVVGLGLFARGFPLLANCVEIGLPMLILLVITQQYLRRALPRAHHILERFALLLCIALVWSFAAVLTEAGAYNNAKQQTKQSCRTDRSFLISSAPWIKFPYPFQWGAPIFRASHVFGMMGAAIVTSAESTGTYFAAARLSGATPPPASVVSQSIGLQGVGMLLEGIFGAAVGTTASVENVGLLGLTHIGSRRVVQISTGFMFFFAIFGKFGAFFASIPLPIFAAMYCVLFGIVAAVGITFIQFANNNSLRNIYVLGLSLFLGISIPQYFVSNTSPNGVGPVKTDGGWFDNILNTIFSSGPTVAIIVGTLLDNTLDAKYAVDDRGLAWWRPFQSRKGDARNEEFYSLPVRIREYIPTRFLY, encoded by the exons CGGAAGCATTCGCACTCGCTTTTCAGCACTATATTGTGATGCTTGGAtccatagttataattgccagTAGTCTCGTGCCTCAGATGGGTGGGGATCAT GGTGATAAAGCCCGCGTGATTCAGACGATGCTGTTTATGTCAGCAATAAACACTTTGATTCAAACATTCCTTGGAACAAGGCTTCCAACGGTGATGACTGCGTCATTTGCTTTTACTCTGCCGGTGTTGTCAATCATCAATGATTACTCTGATCGGAATTTTAGAAGTGAACATGAG AGGTTTGAGGTCACAATGAGAACGATTCAGGGATCTCTTATTGTATCTTCCTTCCTCAACATCTTCATTGGGTTTAGTAAGGCATGGGGGAACTTCACAAG ATTTTTTAGTCCAATCGTCATTGTGCCAGTGGTTTGTGTAGTCGGTCTTGGTCTTTTCGCACGTGGCTTTCCACTT CTTGCTAACTGTGTGGAGATTGGTCTGCCTATGCTGATCCTGCTCGTCATTACTCAACAG TATTTGAGGCGCGCTCTTCCTAGAGCCCATCACATACTTGAGAGGTTTGCTTTGCTTCTATGCATTGCGCTTGTATGGTCATTTGCTGCTGTCCTCACTGAGGCTGGTGCTTATAACAATGCTAAACAGCAGACTAAACAAAGTTGCCGTACAGATCGCTCTTTCCTTATATCATCTGCTCCTTG GATTAAATTCCCATACCCGTTTCAGTGGGGTGCACCCATTTTCCGAGCAAGCCATGTATTTGGGATGATGGGAGCAGCCATTGTTACATCTGCGGAG TCAACTGGAACATATTTTGCAGCAGCGCGGCTTTCAGGTGCTACACCCCCTCCAGCAAGTGTAGTGAGCCAGAGTATTGGCCTGCAG GGTGTTGGCATGCTGCTTGAAGGAATTTTTGGTGCTGCTGTTGGTACCACTGCATCCGT CGAAAATGTTGGCCTGCTTGgattgacacacatagggagcAGGAGAGTGGTGCAGATTTCAACTGGTTTCATGTTCTTCTTCGCTATATTTG GGAAGTTTGGCGCTTTTTTCGCATCGATTCCTTTGCCGATATTTGCTGCCATGTACTGTGTTTTATTTGGAATTGTCG CTGCTGTTGGGATCACATTCATTCAGTTTGCAAATAATAATTCCTTGAGAAACATCTATGTTTTGGGTCTTTCCCTGTTTCTTGGGATTTCAATACCTCAATATTTTGTCTCGAACACCAGCCCGAATGGTGTCGGGCCAGTTAAAACAGACGGTGGATGG TTTGATAACATATTGAACACCATCTTCTCATCGGGCCCGACAGTGGCGATAATCGTGGGGACGCTGCTGGATAACACGCTTGACGCGAAGTATGCCGTTGACGACAGAGGACTTGCATGGTGGCGTCCCTTCCAGAGCAGGAAAGGAGATGCTAGAAATGAGGAATTTTATAGTCTACCTGTTAGGATACGGGAGTACATCCCTACCAGATTTCTCTATTAA